A single bacterium DNA region contains:
- the carB gene encoding carbamoyl-phosphate synthase large subunit — protein MPRRSDIHSILVLGSGPIVIGQGCEFDYSGTQACRVLRAEGYRVVLVNSNPATIMTDPEFADATYIEPLVSEVVEKIVAVELPDAVLPTVGGQTGINLAVELARRGVFEKFDVELLGAGIEALQLGEDRLLFKQAMEEIGLEVPRSGYAESLSEAHSIAEELGFPMVIRPSFTLGGEGGGTVFNRDELDDMIEFALDASPSRRVLLEQSVLGWKEFELEVMRDTSDNAIVVCSVENIDAMGVHTGDSITVAPQQTLSDREYQEMRNDAFQVIRRVGVATGGSNIQFAVDPASGRRFVIEMNPRVSRSSALASKATGFPIAKIAALLAVGYRLDEIPNEITGKTFAAFEPSLDYTVVKIPRWAFEKFPEAPSELGTSMKSVGEVMAIGATFGEALMKGMSSLELDGDLADREQRLSDPVRLRARLQSPNWERLFAVFAALRQGWTVAEVAAAAAVDPWFLREIKLIIDLETEVACFDLASAPDSLLAEATAAGLNETVLARRLTTSTEDLRRHLEERGLGKVYKRVDTCAAEFPARTPYLYSTRGAEDETDRSERAKVVILGSGPNRIGQGIEFDYCCVHAAFSLSALGYETVMINCNPETVSTDYDTSDRLYFEPLTLEHVLSVCRNEKPTGVVVQLGGQTPLKLARGLEAAGIPILGTPTDAIDLAEDRERFGDLLRREGIRQPLNGTAQSIDEALAVAESIGYPVLVRPSYVLGGRAMAVCYEPATLKRCMREAGEISPGQPVLLDRFLEDAIEVDLDLLADGRRVVVAGILRHIEEAGIHSGDSAAVLPPLGVEERHTREMSAIAERIALRLGVVGLMNVQFAIHEDELYVLEVNPRASRTVPFIAKAVGQPLAGIAAQLMAGETLESVGFVEQPEVPAVFVKAPVFPFRRFSGVDPILGPEMKSTGEVMGVGRNLGEAFAKAWLGAGHVLPLGGTAFVSVIDRDKPVAAKIAKGLAELGFSLVATAGTAEFLRGRGVEVGAVLKIHEGRPHVGDRLINREIDLVINTPMGQLSHEDDSYIRETALKFDIPCITTLSGARAAVEAIATLKSSELEVRPLGALATRANIPMSS, from the coding sequence ATGCCCCGGCGTTCCGATATTCATTCGATTCTCGTCCTTGGCTCCGGGCCCATCGTCATCGGGCAGGGCTGCGAGTTCGACTATTCCGGTACCCAGGCCTGCCGTGTGCTGCGCGCCGAGGGCTACCGGGTCGTGCTCGTCAACTCCAATCCGGCGACCATCATGACCGACCCCGAGTTTGCGGACGCGACCTACATCGAGCCACTGGTGTCCGAGGTGGTCGAGAAGATCGTCGCCGTCGAGCTGCCGGACGCGGTATTGCCCACGGTGGGCGGGCAGACCGGAATCAACCTGGCCGTCGAGCTCGCTCGGCGGGGCGTCTTTGAGAAATTCGACGTCGAGCTGCTGGGTGCCGGCATCGAGGCCCTCCAGCTGGGCGAGGACCGCTTGCTGTTCAAGCAGGCCATGGAGGAGATCGGTCTCGAGGTCCCGCGAAGCGGCTACGCCGAAAGCCTGTCCGAGGCTCACTCGATCGCCGAAGAGCTCGGCTTCCCGATGGTGATTCGCCCCAGCTTCACGCTTGGCGGAGAGGGTGGAGGCACGGTGTTCAACCGCGACGAGCTCGACGACATGATCGAATTTGCGCTCGACGCCAGCCCGTCGCGCCGCGTTCTGTTGGAGCAGTCGGTCCTCGGCTGGAAGGAGTTCGAGCTCGAGGTCATGCGCGATACCTCGGACAATGCGATTGTCGTTTGCTCGGTCGAGAACATCGACGCCATGGGTGTCCACACCGGCGACTCGATCACGGTAGCGCCGCAGCAGACGCTTTCCGATCGTGAATACCAGGAGATGCGCAACGACGCTTTTCAGGTTATCCGCAGGGTGGGAGTTGCCACGGGCGGATCCAACATCCAGTTCGCGGTCGATCCGGCCAGCGGTCGGAGGTTCGTGATCGAGATGAACCCCAGAGTGTCGCGCAGTTCGGCACTGGCATCGAAAGCCACCGGATTCCCGATTGCCAAGATTGCGGCCCTGTTGGCGGTCGGATACCGGCTCGACGAGATCCCGAACGAGATCACCGGGAAGACCTTTGCAGCCTTCGAGCCGAGTCTCGACTACACGGTAGTAAAGATTCCGCGTTGGGCGTTCGAGAAGTTCCCGGAGGCGCCTTCGGAGCTTGGCACTTCGATGAAGTCCGTCGGCGAGGTCATGGCGATTGGAGCCACCTTCGGTGAGGCGCTGATGAAGGGCATGTCTTCGCTCGAGTTGGACGGCGATCTCGCCGACCGCGAGCAGAGGCTCTCGGACCCGGTGCGCCTCCGGGCGCGTCTCCAAAGTCCGAACTGGGAGCGGCTGTTCGCCGTCTTCGCCGCCCTGCGTCAAGGTTGGACGGTTGCGGAGGTGGCCGCGGCCGCCGCGGTGGACCCTTGGTTCTTGCGCGAGATCAAGCTCATCATCGATCTCGAAACCGAGGTCGCGTGTTTTGACCTGGCTTCGGCGCCAGACTCGTTGCTTGCCGAAGCCACTGCCGCCGGCCTGAATGAGACCGTTCTGGCGCGCCGGCTCACCACTAGCACCGAGGATCTTCGCCGCCACCTCGAGGAGAGGGGGCTTGGGAAGGTTTACAAGAGAGTCGACACCTGTGCCGCGGAGTTCCCGGCCAGGACGCCGTACCTCTATTCGACCCGCGGGGCGGAGGACGAGACCGACCGTAGCGAGCGCGCCAAGGTCGTGATACTCGGATCGGGCCCGAACCGAATCGGCCAGGGAATCGAGTTCGACTACTGCTGCGTTCACGCCGCGTTCTCGCTGTCCGCGCTGGGCTACGAGACCGTGATGATCAACTGCAACCCGGAAACCGTGTCGACCGATTACGACACCTCCGATCGTCTCTATTTCGAGCCGCTGACACTGGAACACGTGCTGTCGGTCTGCCGGAACGAGAAGCCCACGGGTGTGGTCGTTCAGCTCGGTGGTCAGACTCCGCTCAAACTGGCGCGGGGACTCGAGGCGGCCGGGATTCCCATCCTCGGCACGCCGACGGATGCCATCGATCTGGCCGAAGACCGCGAGCGATTCGGTGACCTTCTTCGCCGCGAGGGGATTCGCCAGCCCCTGAACGGAACGGCGCAGTCGATCGACGAGGCTCTGGCAGTGGCCGAGTCGATCGGCTATCCGGTACTGGTTCGTCCGAGCTACGTTCTGGGCGGCCGGGCGATGGCTGTTTGCTACGAGCCCGCGACGCTCAAGCGTTGCATGCGCGAGGCCGGAGAGATCTCTCCGGGGCAGCCGGTACTGCTCGATCGTTTCTTGGAGGACGCGATCGAGGTCGACCTGGATCTCCTGGCCGACGGCCGGCGCGTCGTCGTCGCGGGGATTCTCCGCCACATCGAGGAGGCGGGCATTCACTCCGGAGACTCGGCTGCCGTACTGCCACCCCTGGGTGTCGAAGAACGGCACACTCGGGAGATGTCGGCGATCGCCGAGCGCATCGCTCTTCGCCTGGGCGTCGTAGGCCTGATGAACGTTCAATTCGCGATCCACGAGGACGAGCTCTACGTGCTCGAGGTGAACCCACGCGCGTCGCGCACGGTTCCGTTCATCGCCAAGGCTGTGGGCCAGCCGCTCGCCGGAATCGCGGCCCAGCTTATGGCGGGCGAGACCCTCGAGTCGGTCGGCTTCGTCGAACAGCCCGAGGTACCGGCGGTGTTCGTCAAGGCGCCGGTCTTTCCTTTTCGGAGATTCTCCGGCGTCGATCCGATCCTGGGACCGGAAATGAAATCCACCGGTGAAGTGATGGGTGTCGGACGGAATCTAGGTGAGGCCTTCGCGAAGGCCTGGCTGGGAGCCGGTCACGTTTTGCCCTTGGGTGGGACCGCGTTTGTTTCGGTCATCGATCGCGACAAGCCGGTGGCGGCGAAGATCGCCAAAGGGCTGGCGGAGCTTGGCTTTTCCCTGGTTGCGACGGCCGGGACCGCCGAGTTTCTGCGCGGCCGGGGAGTCGAGGTCGGGGCAGTTCTCAAGATCCACGAGGGCCGGCCGCATGTCGGCGACCGGCTCATCAACCGTGAGATCGATCTGGTGATCAACACCCCGATGGGACAGCTGTCTCACGAGGATGACTCCTATATTCGCGAGACCGCTCTGAAGTTCGACATTCCCTGCATCACGACGCTCTCGGGGGCGCGCGCGGCGGTAGAGGCCATCGCGACGCTCAAGTCGAGCGAGCTCGAGGTGCGGCCGCTGGGAGCGCTCGCCACGCGGGCGAATATCCCCATGTCGTCCTAG